The Oncorhynchus mykiss isolate Arlee chromosome 8, USDA_OmykA_1.1, whole genome shotgun sequence genome includes the window GACACTTTACCGAAGCCACTAGTCAAAGAACaccaaaatacaacaaaaaaatgtcTTCTGACGATTGAAGCAACCAATAGATTATTTATTGaaaagtgttctctctctctctgtatatgtgtgtgtgtgtgtgtgtgtgtgtgtgtgtgtgtgtgatctcaccGGGGCACCAGTGAAGCCGATCAGAGGGACCTTGCCATCCAGTTTGTGGCGTGTCAATGTGATGGCCTTGAAGACATAGCCCAGCTCCTTGTTGACGTCCACCTTGGGCTGCAGGAGCAGCAGGTCCTCTGGCTCCTTTAGGGGCTCTGGGAACGTAGGGCCCTTTCCTGCCACCATCTGGACATCCATACCCATGGCCTGGTAGCAGGAACACACATACACCCAGACATTCATTGGGCAGTTCCATTCCTCATACTGTATCTGAGTTATgtgcttcctcctctccacataCTACACAAAGAGATTACCTTCTttaatgaggaggaagaggaagaacacTTGTAATTGAAGTGAGTAAAGATCTTTGTCAGACAAGGACTACTCTTACCTGTGGGATAACCAGGATATCTGAGAAGATGATGGCAGCATCAAATGGGAAACGTctcaatggctgtgagaagacCCCAAAAAATAATAGGTGAACGTTATCAATCAAGGCTAAGATGTTTTGTAGATCGTTTTATACCTGTACTGCTTAGCTACCTGGAGAGTGAGTTCGCAGCAGGCTGCAGGTGACCGACAAGTTTCAAAGAAGTCCTTCCCAGCTCTGAACTCACGGAACTCTACAAACAGACACGTCAATACCAGCAACTCATTAAAGGATGGATGGGTCCACTCAAACAATAACAACCTACTCAACCTACTTTGATTTAGGGCTAGTGCTTGTTAATGTTAGGCTCTTATGTCAGTGAAGTGAATATGAGGGTGTCGTGAGGCCCACCTGGCAGGTAGCGTCCAGCCTGTCTCATACACCACACAGGCACATGATTGGTCTCCTGGCCATGGCATGCACGGAGGAATGCATCATTCTTCAACTTAGGGAAGTCTTTGGGGCTAAAAAAACAAAATATCATGTCAAAGATGGAATGAGACATTGTCAAAGCAATGTAAACAGAACATGAAGTTTTCCCCCTCCCAACCCACCCATTCACTCAAACAGGTAGATAGGTAGGTACAGACACATTTAGTTAGTAATATTCTTCACCACTTTAACAATGAGGTCATATTCTTATCAGAGGCAAGGCCTACTCCTCCCCTTATCCTAGCTATCGTGTTGGCCACCCACTATAGAGTGCTGTAGGAGCATGTGATCTAAAAAGATAAGTCCCCCCTCTCTGTTATCAGCTGCACATTGTGAAACGGTTGAATGAAATTATGCAGGTTCTCTCTTTCTCATGCAACTTCACAGTAACACTGTCAAAAATGCTTTATGTACCAAGCCTAACCCCGAACAATACTTCAATGTGACATGCTGCAAGTCTTCATCGTGTTCCTTTAGTGACTGAGGCAAAGTTGCCTGGATCAGTTAGCTGTTAATGGtgggtagctaactagctagcttctTAGCACACAATTAAAAAAagaactagctagctacaatCAAGCATGAGAAGAACACAAGCAACACTGCATGCACTTGAATGTCGACGTAATAGATAGATAGCTAATGGTTCAGTGTTTTGTAACGCTTCCAATAAAATGTATATTATTCTATACAAGCTAAATGGTAAGCTAGCTAGTCGGCTAACGATTGCTTGCTTTAGAGTAGCTAAGTATACAGAATATACGTACAGTATTAGATCGTCATTTTCCATGATGGGACAGATGATACAATGGTTGAGAAAGTGTAGAAATTATGTTTACGTGTCCTAGATGTCAGTGGCACAATGCTGCCTGCTTCTTAACTATCATCCAGAATGTTGTACAACTAAAATTATGTCACACCCCTCGGCTACAGGGCGCGGCCATCTTTAGAAAGTCATGTGACCACTATGGTTACGTCTAAACTTTTTGCCTCGCGAACCTCGAATTTTGTATGTTGCGCACTGTGATATCGGTAGTTGTCCGTTTATAAGATCTTTTGATTGATACTTTTCATGTTTTGTAAGTCAATTCACTGACTCAAATTATCTGATTTTAAATCAGATCTCACATCGCATGGAGAAGTGAATTCATTGAAAAGCGCTAGTACAAAAAGAGGACATGGAACGCCACTTGTCTTGTCTGAAGATAAATAGTTGATGGCATATAATATAATTTCTAGTGCTGATGACACTTTTCAAATAACTTAAAATAGGCCAAGATTATAAAACATCTGCAAATAAGTATTTTTATTGATACAGATCATTTGCATTTATTCAGGTTAATACAATCACGTGATGTCACACGTCAATATCTcattgcaaaaaaaacaaaaatacaacaaatatacatgaaataaatcattagtctcattatttctgtaattcagaaAATAACCCAAAAGATCAGCTGCTAAAATAAATCAATGTACCTTGAAATACAAAGAAAAATAGAAATGTAATAGATGAAAAGGTAAGCATCTGTACTGGTAAAATGTGTGATTGAATTCAACATGGCAAACAGATATGGCTAAAGTGATAATAAATACGTGGTAGAATGTCTATCTATTTTGTGCTGTTCAATGTGATATTCTACAGGTTTGATCAGAGTCAGTCAACAGTAAGCCATTTGTTATTCGATCATTTTCCGTGAAATGCTGAAATGCACAAGCAGGTCTATACTTCAATATGAAGTTGAGTTCATAGATTCATCTTTAGCTTGCCTAACAAATAAACAAGCAGTCAACTTGTCCGACAATATCTCTACTTCCGCTGAATAGCTGATATTGTTGCTGGTGGATTGACTATTTCATAATGAAACTAGCACATTGGCAGATTTTtgtacatcccaaatgacaccctatcccctacatagtgcactacttttggccagagccctattGGGACTCAACCATTGACTTCCTAGGGCTGCTGTTGGTACTGGCCCTCTGTGGCAGTGTAAAAGTCATCTAGGACACTCTGGATGTAGTCAAATGTAGGCCTGTCATCTGGCTTGCTCTTCCAACAACTGGTCATTATGTCATAGAGCTCGTTGGGACAGTTCTCAGGGCGGGGCATTCTATAACCTCTCTGCACTGAAGTCATCACCTCACCATTACTCATCCCTTGAAAAAGGAAAAAGGGAACAGAAAGATTCAGTGAGACGAAGCAGATACTCTGAAATGCAGGTCGACCCAAATTGAAAAAAAGCAAATGTGACCAATTCTTATTTCTGTGGGGAAAATGGTTGATCAATAGCgggaaaaatacaaataaaaaatacaaataaagtcAGCAGGTATTTGGTATTTCCTAACGCATCACAATAAATACCATCAAACCAAATACAGGGTCCTTCTGGAGAATACCACTCAATGATCTCATGCAATATCTGTCATTAACCAGCAGATGGCGATAAATATATATTAACGCCTATTATTCCGTTAATTCAAACTCTATATTTGGCATCATATCGTGGGGAAATCAGGCTTGAGTAGCTAGTCTTAAATATAAAAgtattgtgtgtgtttatgtgtataaGGTTGCATGTAATTACCTGGGTAAGGTATTTTTCCATAGGTAATGATTTCATACAGGAGGACTCCAAAGGACCACATGTCTGATTTGATAGTGAAGGATCCATAGTTGATGGCCTCTGGTGCTGTCCACTTGATGGGAAACTTTGCACCTGTAATGGGCAAACACTCACATATTCAGAGGACGGAATAGTTTGACACTTATCTGCCTAACCAACCAAGGTACAATTATATACACTAGTACATGTTTGGACTGCTGACAGAAGCATTCTTGTACAAAGCAATATGCAATGATAACCAGTTTGCTTCGAGCATGTTTACATTGCTGAAATGTACCTCTACTTCCTCATTGGCataacaaaaaacaaacacactATGCAAAGCCTGATCCAAGTCCCTTAGATAAACATCAACATCATGTCCCTCAGCGGTACTGGTCTCTACAGATACGATCTTACAAAATATACACAATTACACTACTGAAATAACTCTAGAGAGCAACAGGGAATTTCTCTATACTGTCTTGCTCAGCCAAAGATGTGACACTAGACAAATCGTTTTGGGAAAAACTCATGATGCATAATTAATCAGTCATGAATGTTATCACATGAATCACACATATGTATAACAGTATGGCCAAAGTACAGTATTAATATTGTACTAACTAATTATAGCATGCACAGACGGAAGGCTCACCCTCTCTGGCTGTGTACTGGTCATCTTCTATAACTCTAGCAAGGCCAAAGTCAGCTATTTTACACAGCAAACTCTCAGACACCAGGACATTGGCTGTTCTCAGGTCACGGTGGATGTAGTTCTTCTTCTCAATGTAAGCCATTCCCTCCGCAATCTGAAAATTGATGAAAGTTCCCCTCAGAGATTAATAAAGTACCTAAAGTACCTATCTATCTGAGATGAAACTCAATTCAGCATTCGACCCAAATTAGTAAAACCTTCCGACTGACTTGTGTCGTTTCGTTCCCATAAAACAGTACTGAAAATGCTCAATAACTAGACTTCTCTCCTGACAAAAATTCAGTATGGCAAATGTGCAATGCTGCACAACATgcaccacatgaccaaaagtctgtggacacctgctcgtcaaacatctcattccccgttctgccagtcacattctctTAAAGTTCCCCAAAGCACatacatccctgggtcgctcctcttttcagttcgctgcaactAGTGACTGgcacgagctgcaaaaaacactcaaactggactgtttttttctccatctcttcattcaaagactcaatcgtggacactcttactgactgttgtggctgcttcgcgtgatatattgttgcctctaccttctttccatttgtgctgttgtctctgcccaataatgtttctaccatgttttgtgctgctaccatgttgttctgctgccatgttgggttgctaccatgctgtgttttcatgtgttgctgccatgctatgttgttgtcttaggtctcgctttatgtagtgttgcggtgtctctcttgtcgtgatgtgtgttttgtcctatatatatttttttaaataaaaaaaatgaatccCTGTCCACGCAAGAGGCTTTTTACCTCTTGGTAGACCACcactgtaaataataatttgttcttaactgacttgcctagttaaataatggttttACTTATATCTATAAcattctccactcttctggggacTTTTTctgctagatgttggaacatttctgcggggacttgcttccattaagCCACCAGCCGATGCTAGGCATTGtatatggtgatcttaggcttgtgtgtggctgctcggccatggaaacctatttcatgaagctcccgacgaacagttattgtgctgacgttgcttccagtggcagtttggaactcggtagtgagtgttacaaccgaggacaggtgatttttacgcgctacaaaCTTCAGCACTCTGTGGTCCCGTTCCGTGAGCTTGTGAggcacttcgcggctgagcctttgttgctcttagacgtttccacttcgcaataacagcacttacagttgaccggggcagctctagcagggcagaattctgatgactgacttgttggaaaggtggcatcctatgacggtgccatgttgaaagtctctgagctcttcagtaaggccattctactgccaatgtgtgtctatggagattgcatggctgtgtgctcgatttgatacacctgtcagcaacgggtgtggctgaaatagccgaatccactcatttgaagggatgtccacatacctttgtatacaTAGTGTAGTTAAGGTttgtattttacctcttggtaGAATTGAATTAGCTACCAACCATTTGACTTGGTTATTACTAAACAGGTTTAAGTGAGCTGGCTGAGTCCATTCTGGGAAAGAGTTGATCTGGTAATCAGACAATTGTTTCATTTCCCCAACTGCATCCTCTTTCACTTTGTCTAACACGTTGTGCAACTGTGGCTAGATGCAGTTTTCCCAAGCCTGAACTGACCACACCTCTCCGTCAATCCACAAAGACCTGATTAAAGTTCATTAGGAATTTCTTTTGAACTAATTAGTATCTCAAGTGTACTGACCTACATGGGATGAGGTGTATTCCGTTCAAAATGTGTGACCTTTTTTTAGGTAGTTTACTTCTTTGGGGAGGCATGTTATCAATGGTACCATATGAATCATCATTTTGTGTATTGAATGTTTAGTTGAATCACATTTCTTATACTTCCATGAGACGCATACTTTAATAGGCGTGTTTGAGGCACCACTGGATGGTCTTCACTTGTCACTTCTATGTTCTTAGTTTGTTGCAACTCATTTGGAAAGTGCGTCACCAAATAGTATTTAGTTGCTATTCCTCTTTCTGGTTTACCAATGGAAAAACTGACATCATCATCTATTTCTTAAGTGGAAATGTCTGTAAAGTTGAGCAATAATCTTAATCCTTGTGACATATAGAGACGTAAGAAGAACATGCATTACCTGTGCAGAGAAATCGATGAGCTTAGGTAGCTGAACTTTGCAGCCTACCTCACTTTTTAGGAAATCTAAGAGGCTACCTAAAAAAAGGaaataaacaaaatggaggaATAGAAACCAAACCAATGAAAATGTGCAGAGGTGACTTACAGAACACTTATATAACTTATGTAACATCAAATGGTGTGTATTGATGAAAACATGTCGGCAAAATGATTAGGAATTGGACTTGAAGGGTGTTTTACCATTGGACATGTACTCTGTGATGATGTAGATAGGCTCGACCTTGGTGACGACGGCGTAGAGGCGCACCAGTCTGTCGTGTTGCAGGGTCTTCATCAGGTTAGCCTCCTCCATGAAGGCCTCAGCTGACATGGTGCCTGGCTTCAGTGTCTTCACTGCCACCTTAGTCGTGTTGTTGTAGAACGCTGCAACAAGGAGGGATTTACACAGTATGAAGTATTTAAAAATGTCTTCTGACCTCTAGGGCTACctactgtatttttttgtctttttaTTTGAATGACATTTTGATTGGAAGATTTCACATAAACAGGTGACAGTCATTGCATGCAGTTTCACACGATTAAGCAACAAGGGAACCAATGGCAGTGACATAGAGTAGTGAAGCGCAGTTCATACTCAATAAATAGAACGAAGGAATTAAGCTGTAACAGTTCAGAAAAAAACTGTTTGTTTGAGAGAGCTAAAAGTAGACAGCAGGAGCCTTGAGACAGATACATTTTCATGTTTCAGCTTCACTGCCCTCTGAACAAACATCAACTGTAAGACGCCTCAGGGGAATGATGATAGAACTGCTAGAGAGACCATTGATTCAAAACAATAACTCTAAGTGTACGCCCCAAATGACAGCATATTCCCaatatagtgtattacttttgaccagggcccatagagctttggtcaaaagtagtgcactatgtagggaatatggtgctatttggaaTGCACATAATAAAATACAAGCTAGGGAGTTTCTCTGTATATATTACTGATTAACAAGTGGAGTTTCAGTACAAGTTTGAGCATTTTGAACCCTCCGTCCAGAATAGCATTTCTTTATCACACAAGTCTCCAACAATTGTATTGTTTCCACTGTGCTAGCTGAACAAGCACTGAACTTCATCCTAATCTAAGCATCTTAATTCCTCGTTTTCATAGAGAAGAGGGGACTAAACTCTACAGAGACATAACAAATGCAAAGAGGTGAATGAGAGGAAACAGGACTGTCGACAGCTccatctggctggctggctcactgTGCCATAGGAAAAGCCCTTAAAGCCAATGAGTTCAGAGAAAACAAAGGAAACATCTTGAGCGCCGTACAGGAGCCCCACAGTCCATTTGGATATTTGCAAAGATGGCAACTTCCTGCAATTCATCAAGGCTGAGGTGCGGGAAGGGAGGACTTGAATAATAACAAAATCCAATGCAAATTCGAAGTCAGACATACTCACATTTCCTCTACAGATGCCTCTGATAACAGCACCAACAGTTCCTTGTACCAGTCCCATCCCTCCACTCTCTATGGCTGCTCACAATCTCATAGAGACAGTAGGATCAACatttgactgtctgtctgtctcagctgCCCTAACCCTGATACAATTACACCACACTAAAGTGATACCattcaaaaacaatggagaattCTGACCAAAGGTCTGCCATGACTCATGCATCCACTTACATTACAATAAAGATAACTTACTAATTTGGGATATCTGATAATCACCACTACTATGTTCTTGGTGAAATTAcacacagtcacatactgtacaacAGTGGTTCCTAACCAGtggtactaggacccctgggggtacttggcctatccacagggggtacacAGGAAGACTCAagagaccataggcctactgatAAAATGTACATGAGGGGGTACCTCAGGGGTACTCCAGGCAGAGCAAAATCacgttggtggtacagtaaccgaaaaaggttgggaaccactgctgtacacttacacacacatacataacacACTCCTCCAACAGACAGGGAGCATCTTTCGTTGACTCACCCATCCAAACTTCACCAAATTGTCCGGCTCCTAGTTTCTTCACCATCTTGATGGACTCCTTGGAGATCTCCCAGGCATCTTTGTCCCATGGCTTCTGAGCTTTGGGTTTATCACAGGCCTTCTCCAGCTTTCGACAGAGACCATCCGATTGTTCTGGCAAGCACACAACAAACCAATGTTGAGACATAGCAGAGTGACATTACTATATTCTTTAGACAATATATTCTTAATTTACTTTTAGTGAATAGAGAAGTTGAAAGTTTAAATCTGAAAGAAGCCAAGAAGAGTTTATGGACATAATTGGTCAAAGTGAAGAGTGACCAAGCAATGATTTTGCTCTGCCTGGAGTACCCCTGAGGTACCTCCTCATGTACATTTTATCAGTAGGccggtggactagtaaccggaaggttgcaagttcaaacccccgagctgacaaggtacaaatctgtcgttctgcccctgaacaggcagttaacccactgttcctaggccgtcattgaaaataagagtttgttcttaactgacttgcctagttaaatacatttttttaagttTGTGTCATATTACAGGTGGGCTCCAATACAGTGGTACTCACTGTGATAATGTTTTATCATGCTAC containing:
- the LOC110530332 gene encoding tyrosine-protein kinase Lyn: MGCKKSKLNDGLNGSVLDGKNQRPVRPDQTVYVRDPTSSKPNATSNSPPGGLLPGQVFMKMEEQSESGKIVIALYPYDAKHKDDLGFKKGERLKVLEEHGEWWKAQSLTSKKEGFIPSNYVAEANTMETEEWFFKDITRKDAERQLLAPANRAGSYLIRESETSKGSYSMSIRDVDAQGTDAVKHYKIRMLDNGGFYISPKITFPDIGSMIKHYHKQSDGLCRKLEKACDKPKAQKPWDKDAWEISKESIKMVKKLGAGQFGEVWMAFYNNTTKVAVKTLKPGTMSAEAFMEEANLMKTLQHDRLVRLYAVVTKVEPIYIITEYMSNGSLLDFLKSEVGCKVQLPKLIDFSAQIAEGMAYIEKKNYIHRDLRTANVLVSESLLCKIADFGLARVIEDDQYTAREGAKFPIKWTAPEAINYGSFTIKSDMWSFGVLLYEIITYGKIPYPGMSNGEVMTSVQRGYRMPRPENCPNELYDIMTSCWKSKPDDRPTFDYIQSVLDDFYTATEGQYQQQP